Proteins co-encoded in one Sparus aurata chromosome 18, fSpaAur1.1, whole genome shotgun sequence genomic window:
- the LOC115568348 gene encoding T-cell immunoglobulin and mucin domain-containing protein 4-like isoform X2 — translation MVIQYPTYMRGLCYFFLSILTKVSSSTLKVTGFYGDNVTLSCRYDIQTQSVNFLSFCWGQDKVPISKCSKTILSFEEGAVRYRKSPRYKLLGRLADRDVSLTIVNAQWTDAGVYGCRVEIPGWFNDHKANVHLVMEEAPTEHPVTEDRTLGTQEKLTTSAPQNEEVDDARLDLIGNPLEETAEEAPRVNEVKTYGVFTFEEASRAQHLSC, via the exons ATGGTTATACAATATCCTACATACATGCGTggtctttgttattttttcctctcAATCCTGACCAAGG TGTCTTCCAGCACCCTTAAGGTCACTGGCTTCTATGGAGACAATGTGACTTTGTCCTGTAGGTATGACATCCAAACTCAGAGCGTCAATTTCCTAAGTTTCTGTTGGGGACAAGATAAGGTGCCCATATCCAAATGCTCCAAGACCATTCTCTCCTTCGAGGAAGGGGCTGTGCGTTATAGGAAGTCCCCCAGGTACAAGCTGCTGGGAAGGCTGGCAGACAGAGACGTGTCCCTGACCATCGTGAACGCTCAGTGGACTGATGCTGGGGTGTACGGCTGCAGGGTGGAGATCCCAGGGTGGTTCAATGACCATAAGGCCAACGTACACCTTGTCATGGAGGAAG CTCCTACAGAACATCCCGTCACGGAGGACAGGACACTTGGAACTCAAG AAAAATTGACCACATCTGCACCTCAAAATGAAGAAGTTGATGATGCAAGACTTGACCTAATTGGAAACCCATTGGAGGAAACAGCTGAG GAGGCCCCACGagtgaatgaagtgaaaacCTACGGTGTTTTTACGTTTGAg GAAGCTTCAAGAGCTCAACACCTCAGCTGCTGA
- the LOC115568348 gene encoding T-cell immunoglobulin and mucin domain-containing protein 4-like isoform X1: protein MVIQYPTYMRGLCYFFLSILTKVSSSTLKVTGFYGDNVTLSCRYDIQTQSVNFLSFCWGQDKVPISKCSKTILSFEEGAVRYRKSPRYKLLGRLADRDVSLTIVNAQWTDAGVYGCRVEIPGWFNDHKANVHLVMEEAPTEHPVTEDRTLGTQEKLTTSAPQNEEVDDARLDLIGNPLEETAEEAPRVNEVKTYGVFTFEEKFKASLAVGDIGRAAAIFLLTIIVILVFIFRRGFLPGRKLQELNTSAAENIYESIPNLN from the exons ATGGTTATACAATATCCTACATACATGCGTggtctttgttattttttcctctcAATCCTGACCAAGG TGTCTTCCAGCACCCTTAAGGTCACTGGCTTCTATGGAGACAATGTGACTTTGTCCTGTAGGTATGACATCCAAACTCAGAGCGTCAATTTCCTAAGTTTCTGTTGGGGACAAGATAAGGTGCCCATATCCAAATGCTCCAAGACCATTCTCTCCTTCGAGGAAGGGGCTGTGCGTTATAGGAAGTCCCCCAGGTACAAGCTGCTGGGAAGGCTGGCAGACAGAGACGTGTCCCTGACCATCGTGAACGCTCAGTGGACTGATGCTGGGGTGTACGGCTGCAGGGTGGAGATCCCAGGGTGGTTCAATGACCATAAGGCCAACGTACACCTTGTCATGGAGGAAG CTCCTACAGAACATCCCGTCACGGAGGACAGGACACTTGGAACTCAAG AAAAATTGACCACATCTGCACCTCAAAATGAAGAAGTTGATGATGCAAGACTTGACCTAATTGGAAACCCATTGGAGGAAACAGCTGAG GAGGCCCCACGagtgaatgaagtgaaaacCTACGGTGTTTTTACGTTTGAg GAAAAATTCAAAGCCTCCCTGGCAGTCGGAGACATTGGCAGGGCGGCAGCTATTTTCCTCCTCACCATAATCGTAATCCTCGTCTTCATTTTCC GGCGAGGTTTTCTGCCAGGGAGGAAGCTTCAAGAGCTCAACACCTCAGCTGCTGAGAACATCTATGAAAGTATCCCAAATCTTAACTGA
- the LOC115568239 gene encoding Down syndrome cell adhesion molecule-like protein 1 homolog isoform X2, whose protein sequence is MICLGNRHLPVCLSLFLCLLLGLCAFSGGVSAEGIIATVGTDVTLPCNFNARYYGKLPACWGRGPIPNSGCANEVIKSDGSSMTSRLSERYLFMGDLSAGDVSLTIRQVEEGDSGMYGCRVEIPGWFNDQKHQQTLTVLAVRPNPMKVETQEVKERAFTVRWTPVFDGGRPITSYRIDIKNKQASWDTAIRTEISNPKLTQMSLVDMRPAKTYNLRMFATNSIGMSEASNVLTVTTKEAAPDGPPLDMELVGLSPQSIKVTWKPPRIDQRNGVLRSYSISYREYDPEGRHFKRWQHLSVSATREVESVILSNLKPSTRYGVIIQAKTIAGIGPASSAPLCFTLDEVHRTTTLSTSMSASTTTTILIEDTTSISSVHTTSTVESVTAATHWEDITSIYTSVPPDPPVVELKEVKGNAFSLSWTPGFEGDSPITGYYLEYKAVHALWDNTKIVVDLSPNRTAATIIEMKPSTYNVRMFAKNSLATSKASNILTITTGETGHNTSDLVTTVSTDTHAAASVEESQSGHLAAIVVPVVLVVLTVAVVTTWQLRRIKQKKGSLSLWLPGRALRYIGSESLQEL, encoded by the exons atgatctGTTTAGGAAACAGACACCTCCCTGTGTGTCTCAGTCTCTTCCTTTGTCTGCTTCTTG GACTTTGTGCTTTTTCAGGTGGTGTGTCTGCAGAAGGCATCATAGCCACAGTGGGAACAGATGTCACTCTGCCATGCAACTTTAATGCTAGGTACTACGGCAAGCTTCCTGCATGCTGGGGTCGAGGACCCATCCCCAACAGTGGCTGCGCCAACGAGGTGATCAAGTCAGATGGGTCGTCAATGACCAGCAGACTGTCAGAGCGTTACCTGTTCATGGGTGATCTCAGTGCAGGTGATGTGTCACTGACCATCAGGCAGGTTGAGGAGGGCGACTCGGGGATGTACGGCTGCAGGGTGGAAATACCAGGCTGGTTCAATGATCAGAAGCACCAGCAGACTCTGACGGTGCTGGCAG TGCGTCCTAATCCAATGAAAGTGGAGACACAAGAGGTGAAGGAGAGAGCCTTCACTGTTCGCTGGACTCCTGTGTTTGATGGCGGCAGGCCCATCACATCCTACAGGATCGatatcaaaaacaaacagg CTTCCTGGGATACTGCAATAAGAACTGAAATCTCAAATCCTAAACTGACTCAGATGTCTCTGGTGGACATGCGACCGGCCAAGACCTATAACCTTCGCATGTTTGCTACCAACAGTATAGGCATGAGCGAGGCCAGTAATGTTCTGACAGTGACGACTAAAGAAGCAG CACCAGACGGTCCTCCCCTGGACATGGAGCTGGTGGGCCTCTCTCCTCAGAGCATCAAAGTCACATGGAAG CCTCCGAGGATTGATCAGAGAAATGGGGTTCTTCGTAGCTACAGCATTAGCTACAGAGAGTACGACCCTGAAGGCAGACACTTTAAAAGGTGGCAGCACCTAAGTGTGTCTGCCACACGGGAAGTAGAGAGCGTCATCCTGAGCAACCTGAAGCCTTCCACCAGATACGGCGTGATCATACAGGCCAAAACAATCGCAGGGATAGGACCTGCCTCATCCGCACCTCTCTGCTTCACTCTTGATGAAG TTCACAGAACTACAACACTGTCAACTAGCATGTCTGCTTCCACTACAACCACAATATTGATAGAAGACACTACAAGTATCTCTTCAG TTCACACAACTTCGACGGTTGAGTCTGTTACTGCTGCCACACACTGGGAAGACATCACTTCAATTTACACGTCAG TGCCCCCAGATCCCCCAGTGGTTGAGTTAAAGGAGGTCAAAGGTAATGCATTTTCTCTTTCATGGACTCCTGGGTTTGAAGGTGACAGCCCCATTACTGGATATTACCTGGAGTATAAAGCAGTTCATG cCTTGTGGGATAACACAAAGATAGTTGTAGACTTAAGCCCCAACCGGACGGCGGCCACGATAATAGAGATGAAACCCTCAACATACAACGTCCGTATGTTTGCCAAGAACAGTTTGGCCACCAGTAAAGCCAGCAACATCCTCACCATCACCACTGGAGAAACAG GTCATAACACGAGTGATCTTGTTACCACTGTATCCACTGACACTCATGCTGCT GCGAGCGTCGAGGAGAGTCAGAGCGGTCACCTGGCTGCCATCGTGGTGccagtggtgctggtggtgctcaCTGTTGCCGTAGTAACCACATGGCAGCTTCGAA GGATAAAGCAGAAAAAGGGCAGCCTGAGCCT GTGGCTGCCTGGTAGAGCGCTACGCTACATAGGCTCTGAGTCACTACAAGAGCTGTGA
- the LOC115568239 gene encoding Down syndrome cell adhesion molecule-like protein 1 homolog isoform X1, with product MICLGNRHLPVCLSLFLCLLLAGLCAFSGGVSAEGIIATVGTDVTLPCNFNARYYGKLPACWGRGPIPNSGCANEVIKSDGSSMTSRLSERYLFMGDLSAGDVSLTIRQVEEGDSGMYGCRVEIPGWFNDQKHQQTLTVLAVRPNPMKVETQEVKERAFTVRWTPVFDGGRPITSYRIDIKNKQASWDTAIRTEISNPKLTQMSLVDMRPAKTYNLRMFATNSIGMSEASNVLTVTTKEAAPDGPPLDMELVGLSPQSIKVTWKPPRIDQRNGVLRSYSISYREYDPEGRHFKRWQHLSVSATREVESVILSNLKPSTRYGVIIQAKTIAGIGPASSAPLCFTLDEVHRTTTLSTSMSASTTTTILIEDTTSISSVHTTSTVESVTAATHWEDITSIYTSVPPDPPVVELKEVKGNAFSLSWTPGFEGDSPITGYYLEYKAVHALWDNTKIVVDLSPNRTAATIIEMKPSTYNVRMFAKNSLATSKASNILTITTGETGHNTSDLVTTVSTDTHAAASVEESQSGHLAAIVVPVVLVVLTVAVVTTWQLRRIKQKKGSLSLWLPGRALRYIGSESLQEL from the exons atgatctGTTTAGGAAACAGACACCTCCCTGTGTGTCTCAGTCTCTTCCTTTGTCTGCTTCTTG CAGGACTTTGTGCTTTTTCAGGTGGTGTGTCTGCAGAAGGCATCATAGCCACAGTGGGAACAGATGTCACTCTGCCATGCAACTTTAATGCTAGGTACTACGGCAAGCTTCCTGCATGCTGGGGTCGAGGACCCATCCCCAACAGTGGCTGCGCCAACGAGGTGATCAAGTCAGATGGGTCGTCAATGACCAGCAGACTGTCAGAGCGTTACCTGTTCATGGGTGATCTCAGTGCAGGTGATGTGTCACTGACCATCAGGCAGGTTGAGGAGGGCGACTCGGGGATGTACGGCTGCAGGGTGGAAATACCAGGCTGGTTCAATGATCAGAAGCACCAGCAGACTCTGACGGTGCTGGCAG TGCGTCCTAATCCAATGAAAGTGGAGACACAAGAGGTGAAGGAGAGAGCCTTCACTGTTCGCTGGACTCCTGTGTTTGATGGCGGCAGGCCCATCACATCCTACAGGATCGatatcaaaaacaaacagg CTTCCTGGGATACTGCAATAAGAACTGAAATCTCAAATCCTAAACTGACTCAGATGTCTCTGGTGGACATGCGACCGGCCAAGACCTATAACCTTCGCATGTTTGCTACCAACAGTATAGGCATGAGCGAGGCCAGTAATGTTCTGACAGTGACGACTAAAGAAGCAG CACCAGACGGTCCTCCCCTGGACATGGAGCTGGTGGGCCTCTCTCCTCAGAGCATCAAAGTCACATGGAAG CCTCCGAGGATTGATCAGAGAAATGGGGTTCTTCGTAGCTACAGCATTAGCTACAGAGAGTACGACCCTGAAGGCAGACACTTTAAAAGGTGGCAGCACCTAAGTGTGTCTGCCACACGGGAAGTAGAGAGCGTCATCCTGAGCAACCTGAAGCCTTCCACCAGATACGGCGTGATCATACAGGCCAAAACAATCGCAGGGATAGGACCTGCCTCATCCGCACCTCTCTGCTTCACTCTTGATGAAG TTCACAGAACTACAACACTGTCAACTAGCATGTCTGCTTCCACTACAACCACAATATTGATAGAAGACACTACAAGTATCTCTTCAG TTCACACAACTTCGACGGTTGAGTCTGTTACTGCTGCCACACACTGGGAAGACATCACTTCAATTTACACGTCAG TGCCCCCAGATCCCCCAGTGGTTGAGTTAAAGGAGGTCAAAGGTAATGCATTTTCTCTTTCATGGACTCCTGGGTTTGAAGGTGACAGCCCCATTACTGGATATTACCTGGAGTATAAAGCAGTTCATG cCTTGTGGGATAACACAAAGATAGTTGTAGACTTAAGCCCCAACCGGACGGCGGCCACGATAATAGAGATGAAACCCTCAACATACAACGTCCGTATGTTTGCCAAGAACAGTTTGGCCACCAGTAAAGCCAGCAACATCCTCACCATCACCACTGGAGAAACAG GTCATAACACGAGTGATCTTGTTACCACTGTATCCACTGACACTCATGCTGCT GCGAGCGTCGAGGAGAGTCAGAGCGGTCACCTGGCTGCCATCGTGGTGccagtggtgctggtggtgctcaCTGTTGCCGTAGTAACCACATGGCAGCTTCGAA GGATAAAGCAGAAAAAGGGCAGCCTGAGCCT GTGGCTGCCTGGTAGAGCGCTACGCTACATAGGCTCTGAGTCACTACAAGAGCTGTGA